The following is a genomic window from Fusarium oxysporum Fo47 chromosome IV, complete sequence.
ACCGCGCCGTTCGGAGTTGAAGTGGTACAGTCAGACATATTGCCGGCTCTTGAGGATTCAAGGGTGTCTGATGTTACGTGAGCTGATCGCTGGATGTGACGATGCAAAGCTAAAGTTTCTGGCTCACTGGCCAATCAGGATGGAGGGTAGGTCGCTAGAGCCGCTAATATGGCACAAATCTGAGAATTTAATATGATGTAGATTGTAATTTAATGTTTTTATCAGAAGGAAATAAGTCTTAGTATGGGAATAAGCTGAGAAGGAAAACTGTTTTTCTTGCTTTTTCAACCTTGACGAAGCCGTTACAGCCGTGGCGATGATGGATTTGTTCATAGTCACCGAGAACCGCTAATCCCGCCCAAGAGAATACCAAGTCACTAAATGGGTCCACATGTGGCTCAAGTCGGCGATAGCGGGTGTCGCAATATTGCGAATTTGAGTCCCcgagaaaaaaagaagtatTAGCTTGCACATAAACTGGCTTATCGAGAAGCCCCCATGAACCCTTCGCACTCGTCTAATTGTGATTTCTCCCGTCGCATCTTCAGACTTGTATCAAGTGACCTCTTTGTTATACAGACAAAGCGGTATCTAACTCGTATACCGCAAGGTACCTCAGGTACATTGTTGGATTCTTGGAGGTTCCTTAGCGTTGTTGCATCCAACCAGAGCCTTCAAATCGGTTCACAGGACCAGCGCTGCTGTGTCGTTCGCCGACTGAACCTGTCTGTGCCGCCCCAAGATATGATGTCGGTTGCAATCCACGACCCACAGCAAGATGTCGGTGACACTATCTGCCGTCTTGTCAGTATCGGATCTGACCGATAGGAATAAGGAAGAGGATGGCCATGCAGTGTTGACCCCGCCCCTTGTGCCAAAGTCTTTGTTGTCCTCTTCTCAGATACCATATATTCAAGAGGTAGaacatcaatatcatcataaacAACCAAGCATCATCGACGGCATAGCAATCATGGCCATCGGTATCTTCACCAAACCCTCTGCACTCGGCGTTAGCCACAGCACAATCCCCAACGTGGGTCCCTGCCAGCAAAATCGTTTCGACGAACTCGTGGTGCGACTCAAGGATGCCCTTGGTCCATCATCGGGATTGACttctgatgatgttgatgttgacttcCTTCAACAACTAATGGAAGAATATGACGGCTCCGACAACATGTGGAAGCCCTATGCCTTCGGTGATCGCAGTAGGGGATATACCCGCAATCTCGTTGACGAAGGTAACGGCAAAAGTAATTTGGTAAGCATGCTAGAGTAAACTCTGACCCTTACCAACCGTGACTGACTCCTTGATAGCTTGTTCTTGTATGGTCTCCTGGAAAGGGGTCCCCTATCCACGACCACGGCAACGCCCactgcttgatgaagatTCTGAAGGGCAACCTCACCGAGACTCGATACGCATTTCCgaacgatgatgaagaacagaAACCAATGAAGATCATTGGGGAAAGAACATATAAAGAAAACTCTGTCGCATATATGGCAGACGAACTAGGTCTTCATCGTGTATCCAACAGGGGTAGCGACTTTGCTGTATCCCTCCACTGTAGGCAGTCCCCTTAATCCACGACACTCGTCACGGAAACTAACCTGCAACTTTGCAGTGTACACTCCTCCCAACGTAGCTAAAAAGGGATGCCATATCTTTGACGAGAAGACAGGACGGAAAAGCCATGTACCAGGTTGTCACTACTACTCCGCTTATGGGCGGCTGCTGAAGGAGTAGTTGACACAGGAAAGGCCGTGATAGCCACGATTTGATGAGACATGACCTTGTTGTAATTAGCGCCGCAAGTATTGAAAGATCTACTTTGATTCGGATTGCCCAGATTGTTTTTGATGGTAGATGATGGGAGTGGAGGTTGGACGGAGGATGATCTCAGTATAGCAAGTACTTCGATATTAGCATAGAATGAACCGAATTGATCAAATGAGACCCGCATTCTATACGAAGACGTGCGAAGAGTGAATATGAGGTGAAAGAGGAGAATCGACTGACTGCTgctcgtcgtcttcttcatccctCATCGCCGTCAAGCACGCAATCCAAGCTTTGCCCAAAATGGGAATGAGTACGATGAGCACTGTAGTACACTGTATTTGCAATTGACCGACCCGGCCGACAACCGTTGACGATGATAATAGAAGTGAAGACAATATggcaaaaagaaataattatagACTATATGGAGTTGCTTTTAGATGATACGGTATATAATGACTTGTTCTCGAGACATTGCTGAGAGAAAAAAAGTTGTTTTGTCTACACCGATAACCGAGTCTCAATCGCGACTCCATCGCGTGATTGTATCAGCAAATCCCGACTACCTACGAATACCTGCTCCTTCAATGACTGGCTTCAGACCTTTGAACTGGGCGCAAGAATTGGCTAAGGTATTCGACGAGCGTCTGAGATCATCTGAATTGTCCAAAATCTACCTAAATATGCTCATTAGGATCAAGAACTCGGGATTCCTACTTCCACTCGCCTCACGTTTCCAATAGCAGGCTGATTGTGTGAGTTGCTTGTCCAATTACAATGTATCTCTGGGATCCCAATTCTATTTTAGTAGTCTTAGAGAGGTCATGCTTTCATTATCCAGTTGCTTTTGTTATCGACACCCTGCTGTTCGTCCCTTTGAGCTCATAACTTCTGCTGCCCTTCAGAGAACAGTGATATGCCCTGAGTCTACGGAAAGTAGCGATGTTGTATATTTAATATCGCAGCGTCTGAATAGAATATTTGATTTGAGATCGAGTTGTCTATCTTGTTCGCTAATAATTGTTGTAAGTTTCTTGCGGCGGAGGTTGAGCAATCGTGATCTCACTATTTGGTATCGATCATCATAGCCTCATCCTGTCGCCCGACTCGAGCGCCAATACATCAAACGGGAGCTGCCTAACTCGTCGTAATCATCGAACTTCCCCAGCTTGAAATATTTCTCCATGGGGTTTTAAGCTTATTGAAAATGCATCTTCACCCCTCATTCATTTATGCGCCGCCTGTTCACTGGAGCGCTTCAACAACTAAGTTACATGGGTATTATGAGCCGGGACCGAAAGATCGACCCTGTCCTCCACCCGAGGCATAATTGGAGAGGAGAATATGATTTGCACGGATCGATCGAATACGCGGGTGGTCTGCATGAGGTTGGTTATCTGATTGATCACAACCATCGGGACTCGTGCAGGGGCCATTCGAGATGCGGAGGCTCGTCCCTACTACGCATGAACAAATTATATAAAGACAGTTACTTACCTTGTATACTGATGTTACGGACGACAAGATATAAGATCTGTCCTGACTCACAACAGGTCGTGCATATTGAATCTGAGCCCTACTCATCGTCTCAAGACACGTCCAATATGCGTGTCGTTACGCTCCTCGCAACGGCACTctcagcatcttcttttGTTGAAGCCCTTCCTGCCGATAACCCAAGATCCGCGAACAGCAAATATGTCGGCTATCTAATCTCTACCTTTAGTGACCCGACCCCCCAAGTTCAATGGCATCTGTCAGACGGTAACTCGGCTTCgagcttcaacttcctcaacgGAGGAAAGCCTGTCTTGACCTCAAATGTTGGAACCAAGGGCGTCAGGGACATCTTTCTCACGACCAATACTGCCCGCTCCGAGTACTTTACTATCGCCACTGGTAGGTTACTGAAACATTGTCAGAAGGCACATTGCTAACAGGCTATGCCAAAGATCTGGACATTAATGCTCCAGGCTTCTCATGGGATCTTGTCACACGCAACGGAAGTCGGGGTCTTGTTGTTTGGTCTTCGAAAGACCTCATCAATTGGTCCAAGCCTTCACTCAGAATGTAAGACATAAGATGCTTCGTTCACATGCGAGATCTCACTAATTCTGAATAGTGTAGAGTCAGACACAGCTGGCATGGCCTGGGCACCTTCTGTAGTCTGGGATGATCCTACAAAGCAGTACTATGTCTTCTGGGCAGCCAGGCACTATTCAGCTTCTGACACGGAGCATAAAGGCACCGCAACTCTGGATCGCATTCGCTATGCTACAACCAAAGACTTTAAGACTTTCAGCGCACCGAAGGATTACCATGCCCCCGAGGACACTGGCCTCATCGATCAAGAGTTTCTGTACCTAGGCAAACCGGGGCATTTCGCGCGTTTCCTCAAGAACGAGACCATTAACCAAGTGTATCAGGAGACCACAACGACCGGTCTTTTCGGAACTTGGACCCGTGTTCCCGGCTACGTGCGACCCGAATCCCCCCTTGAAGGCCCAGGTGCATTTGCTGATCTTCGCACACCTGGACTATACCATCTTCTGCTCGATGATTACACTCAGTATATCCCTTTCCAGACTTCCAACATTCTTTCTCCGGACTGGGAGAAGTCAGACTTTCCCAACTTTCCCAAAGGATTGAAGCATGGCTCTGTGACGCCCCTTACGAAGAAGGAGTACGACGCTGTTGCTGCTAAGTTCGGCAAATGAACTCCTTTCATTGGCTAATCGAGATTGCTACAATTTGAAGTAGCAGTGGATGATCTTGTTCGTCTTATGAAGTTGTCTTGTAGACTTGACAGATCAGAGTATCAGACAAGAGCACCCAGACTGGAGCAGGTTGTCAAATGGAGATAATGTACATTCATACTAGAAACTATGATGTCAATATCTATATACGTACCACCATAAATCCACATCTACTGCCTCTCCATCTGTCTTTGCGCTCGGCTCACTCCTTGCAGTCTCCTCCTAAAAGCAATCTGTGCCTGTTGCACATTCCATCCTTAGATATCTCCTCATCTTGGTGAAACAAATACAGCTGTCCTAAAGTAATTCGCAAGGTGTAATGTTGCCGATAAGGCCATGGGGACGCGATTTGCCTCCCCTTCTGAGCCAACGACAAAGCAGAACACTGAAGTACGGAGATGCTGCGATTGTGTTCTATTGAGTATCTGAGGTGAAAATCTGCCCTGTAAATGTTAAGAAACAGTCTGGGATCCGAGAGAGGTATTACTAGAGGTAGAGAGCGGCGATTTCGAGTACGAAAAATGCGTTTCGCCTCGCCAAGCACGCGACCCTGCACCAAGTATCGAGCGTAGATAGCTAGGCTGGGACGATATTATGGGTTTATTTCCTCCAGAATTCTATACTCTGTAGCTTTGCCAGACGCCTTTCTCTATCAATTTCTCTATGTCTAATGTACGCAATTCCCATagctcatcctcatcaactaTCCCCTTACCCGCCGAGGCGATCATTAGTTCAAGCACTGGAAGAattgagcttctttctctctcgACGAGCTTGAAACCAAGCAGAAGTATCGCCCATTGGAACAGGAAATGGCAGTACGTCTTGGCAAAGGTAATAAGCTACAGTGTAAAAGCCGAGCAGACCTGCGATGAAGCCAAACACTCCGGCAGCGTGCATCAACGCCTTGCTCTGTGCAGCATTCCCATCCGCGGAAGTAAAGTAAGACGAGGCGTCAAATATAAGACATAACTCAATGCAAATAAAAATGCAAATATAGACAAGATTGCTGGCGTGCAATTAGCAGGAGAGTATGAGGCCAGGGTAGGCAGACTTACAGCTGGATTGAAGCGATGAGAAAGAATACATTGAACACTGCCCATATCAACACAAAGAATCCAAGTGCATTATTGTATTGAGGTGTGTTGACTCCTCCGTAAGCGTCGATAATGCCCCATGAGGGGAGTAGTGTTGCGCCGTAGCCGCCATAAAAGAGAGCTTGACTATGTTAGCATTGCTTCACTATCACATTGGAGATTTAGCTTCTAGCTTACCAAAGGCTGTTAGAACAGTATATGAGAAGGTATCGCCCTTGAGCATTGACCATTGGGCAGAGATAAGTAACCCAATACAGGCAACAAAACACAGGTCTCCGATAAATTGAGTCTGTAAGGAGATGCCTCGGAActccatcatcgccaacgaAACTGACAACAACGTTGTAGCAAAGCCGCCCATGGCAAGAGGAGCCTGGTCCTTGTTAGCTGTCTGCATGATCCGGCGCCAAAATGCCATACCGGATTGCCTATCCTGTCTCCCAATGGCTTATAGTGCTCGGAGATGAGAATCCTCTCATCGTGTTTCGTGGAGGATACTGAGTGCGCAGTCATGGTTGTGAGTTGGACGTCGACCAGATAATCCTGTTCAATATCTCACTGCATAGATTCGAGTTGCTGTAAACAGAAGTAAAATAGCTTGGCGATGATCAAGTCGAATCGAGTGTCAAAACTAATAGCTTGGCTGCAGGAAAGAAGCTAGTTTGGCAAAATGTGGCTGATATAAAAGGTCGAAGGGGGAACAGTCTGCAGGATGAAGCTGGGCGGGTATATATAAGCAAGCTTCTTGCGTCAACCCTTGTGTCTCATGGAGTGGCCCTCGGGATAACTAGGCCAAGCTATTCAAGGCCAATGGATCCTGCGGGGTAGTCTTTGAGTTAATCGAGTCTAGAACATGGGGGTATCGCAGACTCGAGGGCTACTAGGTAGGCCTTAAAACGTTAGTGGTGCACGGCAGATTATTTGAGGCTCTTCGTAAGGCTATGACAATGAGACACATTCTGAATAGACTGATTAAGGATCTAGTGACCTCAAGGAACGTCCAAATGTAAGTATTTATCTAGTATCTAGAAGTCTTTCGCTTTTCATTAACTCAAAGCCATACTTTGTATGCTTGCACCTCATTCCTTCAGGTCAAATCTCGACATCCTAAAAGATCCACACTTTAGTTTAGTCCTCCGAACGCACGAACCGAGGATAAGATCAATATCAGTTTAATGACACACAGAAACGACCAGTGATGCGGCTGTTATCGGAATTCCGGAATCACGACATACTTCATACGTGTAAGTCTGACTTACAAAACATCCGAACTCGGCTTGCATACGCTAGTGCCCGGTTGCCGGCCCCAGAATCCGAGACAATTATGCGATGGATAAGCTTGTTTTGGTAACTTCCATAGACATTGTATCAATCTACTACGtaaaaagatattaatcTAGTCCCATTAGGAGCATACGGCTCAGTCTAGAATCGGGTTGCCCCAGACTATGTCTTATTCTCTGGGCCGGGATAAACCGCTATTATGGGGAAAAATAAGGTGGTCGTTGTTTTAGCCTTTTTCAATGAGCTGTCGGCTAAACTTTCCGAAAAGAGCGATAAAAATTATTTGAACAAATAGATGATTTAATATCTATGATCAATGATATCCAGAGCAGAAGATACTATATCAATATGTCTGGTTGGAAGCCAGACCGTGGGCCACTGGACAACGATTGAGTGTCCAAGTCAACTACACGCATGGCCCGCTCTAACAATTAGCATGAGTTAACATGGCAAATCTATTCAATAAAGTTGAAGGGATTTTGAATCTGATAAGAGAGAAGGTATAAAGCATATAAACCACAGACTTGATGAATAGGTATAGTCCGCCaataaaagaaaacaagCTGGTCGGGCAGACAAGAAAATAAACAGTCAAGCAAAACTTCAACGAAAATACTTTTAGCTATAACATTTCTCAAGTTACCAGGAAATTTTGCAGTTGAATCATGGAGGGCTATAAGAAGCCAACGCTTTGTCACAGTTCTCACAGCCAGTACCTGTCGTCACAGCCTTGCTGAACGCCATGCACTTTGAAAGTTCAGGAACAACGAAGACGGAGACCCTTAGAAGCACTGGTATGGCATACCCTCAGCCAATAATGTTCTGTTACAGCAGAATCCAATTTTGACTGGAACAACGCCAATGATGTGTCTCACATGTGAAAGGCTCGATACATACTCCATAGAGCCAACAGACGATTGTGTCAAAGACGGCGTCAAAGCCGTTGCTTCTGAGGCCGTCAAGCGCAGGCAACGTCTGTTCATGGTGACAGGCGTCAAGATAGCACGTGGTTCAGTCGGCTCATTCTCCTCCCTAAGGCGTGTTGGGGGCGGTGCACGAGCTGGATTTGGTGGTGAAAGCTTGGGCGTGCCATTCGATGGCGGACCGCAGTTCACCATATCCAGGGATATCTACGACGAAGAAACACATGGCGAGTCGTCAGATTTTGTCTTTGCATACCGTGTCCGCCGGATCGTTTATCCTAAAGGAGGGTGGGAATCGATGCAGGCGGGATCGAGCATTGTGAATTATGGACGATGCAAAACGGACGCGGGAGCGTCTGTTGCCATTGGACCGAGCGCTTGGCCTTTCAACTCAAGGCTCGAGTTTTCTGAATgcgatgaggctgagatacCAGGTCCTCTGTTGGTCGTTTACCCATCGACATGGCAAGACGTATGCGAGAGCGAGAGCAAGGGCAGTGTGCATGACGGAAGAACTGAACACAAAGTGGCAGTGTTTCCGGAAGTTAGTGACTATGCTAGGTCTTCAGGGGCAGGAAACAACGTTTCCTCAGAAATCGATGGGCCCATACTTGGGGATGATCGTTTCGTGTTGGAGGAGTTCGGGCATGAGGCCAACTTAATACCTTTTGTTGACGACAGTTGGGAGGACGGTCTATTTATCTCTTTTCGCTTATGAACTGCACAAGTCTTTCTCTTGTATATTGACTGACATTTTAAATCTCGAAGAATTAGAGCTTCTCCAATGCCGATAATACAGAGTCATTTTGAAATTAAACACTTATTCCCGGTAGCATTAAAGCGTTCGCCAATGCAAGACTAAGAGGTGGAAATAGAGTTCAACATATATAAGCAATTAATGCTAAGATTTAGCCATTGAAATAGAGGTGAGATGTTCTCGCCATCCTTAACATCTCCGAGAGCTATAGAATTATATCAGTAGcatattattatttatctaatatCTGTATTAATAGTTACAAGAGATACATGGTATCATACGACATCATCACTGCTAGAGTACGTTCCAGTCGCAAACTGGGCAGTGAGAGTAAAAATGATAATGTATAGTTAGAGTTTGAATGTATATGCAAAAAGGGGACAAAAGTACTTGTCTCCGgtacagggaatcgaaccctgggctcCGCGGAACTGATCTCTCAGGTTATGAGAGCGCGAAATGTTAGCCACTACACCATACCGGATGCTGATCTGTTGCTATGTTGGCTCGCAATTGAGTTATAGATCGGTATACCCCCGACCAGTGCCTATCCTCCGCCGATTTCCGACGGCTTGCGGGGTTTTCTCTCCAGATTTACTACCTCTTGCTACCTGACTATGACTGACAAAAGAACACGTGAGGATTCGGCAACTGGCTCAATTGGAGCTCAGGAATCAGTATCAGTAACTCCAGTCGAAAATGAACCCTCCAAGAAGCGACGTCGTCGGATCCTCTCTTGTGACGCTTGCCGCCGACTAAAATGCAGATGCGAGCTGGACTTTGGCTCCGACACTTGCTCAAGATGTCGAAACTTGAGAATACCCTGCCTTAGAAGTGATAGCCTGGATCAGTCATATGGGACACAAGAAACGCCCCATCAGCAAGATCTTGTGAAAAGGTACCAATGCCTCTCTCAGCTCAGCCAACATTTCTTCCTAACCTTGGATAGTTTACATCAGAAGGTGCTACATTTGGAAAGCTCTATGCAAGATATAAGAGCCCAGCTAGTAAAACTCCAATCAGGACGCGACTCGACGCAGCAAAGTGTCCTCGAGCAAAGTGCTTCTCCTCAAGCATCGACAAACAGTCGTGTGTTGATGGACGAGATCGAGCCCGCGGATCAACATGTTCATGCTGCCCCAGCTGAAGTCATCCGGCGTGTCGCCTGCCAGGTGACTGGCGACTTGAGAAGAGCTTTCCACACAAAAGAGGATGTTGTACACATGGGTATGCTGAATGCCACAACTGCTGAGAACCTTGTCAAATCGTAAGAGGCTCCCGTCTCCCATGAAGTCTCAGAATCCTACTGATACCAGCCCAAAGCTTTATTCGACGACGTCGCCACGTTCTTTTCATAAATGATGAGAGCGATCTGGTAACCAGAGGCTCTTTGATCCAAACATCACCATTTCTCCATGCTGTGTTGTGCTCGCACGAGATGAGGTT
Proteins encoded in this region:
- a CDS encoding RmlC-like cupin domain-containing protein encodes the protein MAIGIFTKPSALGVSHSTIPNVGPCQQNRFDELVVRLKDALGPSSGLTSDDVDVDFLQQLMEEYDGSDNMWKPYAFGDRSRGYTRNLVDEGNGKSNLLVLVWSPGKGSPIHDHGNAHCLMKILKGNLTETRYAFPNDDEEQKPMKIIGERTYKENSVAYMADELGLHRVSNRGSDFAVSLHLYTPPNVAKKGCHIFDEKTGRKSHVPGCHYYSAYGRLLKE
- a CDS encoding glycosyl hydrolase, giving the protein MRVVTLLATALSASSFVEALPADNPRSANSKYVGYLISTFSDPTPQVQWHLSDGNSASSFNFLNGGKPVLTSNVGTKGVRDIFLTTNTARSEYFTIATDLDINAPGFSWDLVTRNGSRGLVVWSSKDLINWSKPSLRIVESDTAGMAWAPSVVWDDPTKQYYVFWAARHYSASDTEHKGTATLDRIRYATTKDFKTFSAPKDYHAPEDTGLIDQEFLYLGKPGHFARFLKNETINQVYQETTTTGLFGTWTRVPGYVRPESPLEGPGAFADLRTPGLYHLLLDDYTQYIPFQTSNILSPDWEKSDFPNFPKGLKHGSVTPLTKKEYDAVAAKFGK
- a CDS encoding GPR1/FUN34/yaaH family-domain-containing protein → MTAHSVSSTKHDERILISEHYKPLGDRIGNPAPLAMGGFATTLLSVSLAMMEFRGISLQTQFIGDLCFVACIGLLISAQWSMLKGDTFSYTVLTAFALFYGGYGATLLPSWGIIDAYGGVNTPQYNNALGFFVLIWAVFNVFFLIASIQLNLVYICIFICIELCLIFDASSYFTSADGNAAQSKALMHAAGVFGFIAGLLGFYTVAYYLCQDVLPFPVPMGDTSAWFQARRERKKLNSSSA